The Alcaligenes faecalis sequence CCAAGGCCATCAGGTCAGCGTCTTTGAAGCCTCGCGTCATATAGGCGGGCGTGCCCGCCGCATCCACAGTCCCAATCTGGGGCGTGATACCGATAACGGCCAGCACATCATGCTGGGCGCCTATTCCGTCATTCTGGGTTTGATGGGGGAAATTGGGCTGAACGAAACCTCCCGTCTGGAACGCAAGGATCTGGACATCATCTCGGCCGACGGGAGTTTTCGCCTACGCAATCGCCCCCTGCCCGCCCCCTTCCATTTATTAACTGGCCTACTGAGTGCCCAAGGTCTGAGCGGGTCCCAAAAAATCAAGCTGGCACGTTTTTGCCTCTGGCTGATGAAACAGCAATGGCACACGCCAGCCGGTCTGACGGTGTTGCAGCTTCTGAAGCAACACCAACAAGACAGCCATGTCATCCGCTTGTTCTGGCAACCGCTGTGCGTGGCCGCCATGAACACCCCCATTGAGCAAGCCTGCGCCCAGTTGTTTGCCCATGTCCTGCGCGATAGCCTGGGCGGTCCCCGACAAGCCAGCCAAACCTTGATCCCGTTGACAGACTTAAGCCAGCTCTGGTGTGAATCCGCCCTGCGCGATATTCAGCTACAACTAGGCCACCGGGTGCAAAGGCTGGAGTTGACGGAGTCGGGAGTGCTGATCGATGGCCTGCAATTTGATGCCACCATTGTGGCTTGCCCACCTGTACAAGCGGCGCGCTTGCTGCACAGCCTGCCAAGCAGCCCGGCCAGCGAACAGTTGCTGGCGGATCTGGAGGCATTCAGCTATATCCCTATCGCCACCCTGTATCTGGAACTGGAGCAAGCCTGGAAGCTGCCCCACGCCATGCTGATGCTGGACGATA is a genomic window containing:
- the hpnE gene encoding hydroxysqualene dehydroxylase HpnE — protein: MKVAVIGAGWAGCAAAWRLKTQGHQVSVFEASRHIGGRARRIHSPNLGRDTDNGQHIMLGAYSVILGLMGEIGLNETSRLERKDLDIISADGSFRLRNRPLPAPFHLLTGLLSAQGLSGSQKIKLARFCLWLMKQQWHTPAGLTVLQLLKQHQQDSHVIRLFWQPLCVAAMNTPIEQACAQLFAHVLRDSLGGPRQASQTLIPLTDLSQLWCESALRDIQLQLGHRVQRLELTESGVLIDGLQFDATIVACPPVQAARLLHSLPSSPASEQLLADLEAFSYIPIATLYLELEQAWKLPHAMLMLDDSSGSGGQWLFDHSALKPGSGETLVGIVISDAVRLQAQDREQAIAAIIEQVRTQTQHLKAMPAVRASELIIEKRATFAAIPGLRRPSVKTPWSAIRLAGDWTDTGYPGVLEGAVRSGLKAAHL